A stretch of the Lolium perenne isolate Kyuss_39 chromosome 3, Kyuss_2.0, whole genome shotgun sequence genome encodes the following:
- the LOC127339673 gene encoding uncharacterized protein yields the protein MGDDSERAARELKEMQEREASSKLAIANPAHSSAGFFSISSLHAQAVGLSSIKGHVPVELALDTGVHRQWCTFFRAALHKYALLDHIDTAAPSDPTPEWTLLDATVVSWLYGSVSLGLLDAVMKPGDDPIAVELWTSINGLFTDHKINRQLHLSTELDGLDMGELTMKDYLTKVKSLSDGLTDLGAPVDDAKLVIQCLNGLPEQYDPAADLISLMPGMNFDKCRSLLELQDMKKKNRRSRSGDTALYSGMPNPNPNPGKGDGKGKKKKKKHDKEKQEKEVAPVTAPAPAAPSWTPMQLPWNGAIQVWPYGQDGLLGRQHYVPRPAPPSHAYYAHSPYGAVPSYGYGTPPLPHGYGNTAPIVAPPPPAHSTTSWDQQALLNQFQTMGLQAPPREWVMDTGASSHFASDPGSAYQDRDSQMQ from the exons ATGGGCGACGACAGCGAGCGCGCTGCGCGGGAGCTCAAGGAGATGCAGGAACGCGAGGCCTCTAGCAAGCTTGCCATCGCCAACCCCGCGCACTCCAGCGCGGGTTTCTTCTCCATCTCCTCCTTGCACGCTCAAGCCGTCGGCCTCTCCTCCATCAAGGGGCATGTTCCCGTCGAGCTCGCCCTCGACACCGGCGTTCACCGCCAATGGTGCACGTTCTTCCGCGCCGCCCTTCACAAGTACGCCCTGCTGGATCACATCGACACGGCTGCTCCGTCCGATCCGACGCCGGAGTGGACTCTGCTTGACGCCACGGTCGTCTCGTGGCTCTACGGGTCCGTCTCCCTTGGCCTCCTCGACGCCGTCATGAAGCCGGGCGATGATCCTATAGCCGTCGAGCTCTGGACCAGCATCAACGGCCTCTTCACCGACCACAAGATCAACCGCCAGCTTCATCTCTCCACCGAGCTCGACGGGCTTGACATGGGCGAGCTGACGATGAAGGACTACTTGACCAAGGTTAAGAGCCTTTCTGATGGCCTTACTGATCTAGGCGCTCCGGTCGACGACGCCAAGCTCGTCATCCAGTGTCTCAACGGCCTCCCCGAGCAATACGACCCGGCTGCCGATCTCATCTCCCTCATGCCCGGGATGAACTTCGACAAATGCCGATCTCTTCTTGAGCTTCAGGACATGAAGAAGAAGAATCGTCGATCCCGCTCTGGTGACACGGCTCTCTACTCCGGCATGCCcaacccaaaccctaaccctggCAAGGGTGACGGcaagggaaagaagaagaagaagaaacatgacaaggagaagCAGGAAAAAGAGGTCGCGCCCGTCACGGCCCCGGCCCCAGCCGCCCCATCTTGGACGCCAATGCAGCTCCCCTGGAACGGCGCCATTCAGGTGTGGCCCTACGGCCAGGATGGCTTGCTCGGTCGGCAGCACTACGTGCCCCGCCCCGCGCCGCCCTCTCATGCCTACTACGCGCACAGCCCATATGGTGCGGTTCCCTCCTACGGCTATGGCACTCCACCATTGCCCCACGGCTACGGCAACACTGCTCCCATCGTTGCGCCTCCACCTCCGGCACACTCGACGACCTCCTGGGACCAGCAGGCTCTGCTCAATCAGTTCCAGACCATGGGACTGCAAGCTCCCCCTCGTGAATGGGTGATGGACACTGGCGCATCCTCCCACTTCGCGTCCGACCCCG GATCTGCGTACCAGGACCGAGATTCTCAGATGCAATAG